Proteins co-encoded in one Brassica oleracea var. oleracea cultivar TO1000 chromosome C4, BOL, whole genome shotgun sequence genomic window:
- the LOC106340192 gene encoding putative 2-succinyl-6-hydroxy-2,4-cyclohexadiene-1-carboxylate synthase isoform X2: protein MMGFLRMVTPPASPPTKRSRRRRRVRANGDGFPVFLPKEVKDIKDPFARALAQRIVRIPVPLQMGNFRGCVMSSCIKPIVQQHDKSPVVLLHCFDSSCLEWRRTYPLLEQASLETWAIDVLGWGFSDLGKLPPCDAASKRHHLFELWKTYIKRPMILVGPSLGATVAVDFTATYPEAVDKLVLINANAYSEGTGALKDLPKSIAYAGVKLLKSFPLRLLANVLAFSSPLSENIDWTNIGRLHCQMPWWEDAMVDFMISGGYNVASHIKHINQKTLVVCSENDQIVSNQLSVKLLCELQNAVFREVPDSGHLPHVENPKQFVKLISDFASGKIN from the exons ATGATGGGCTTCTTGAGGATGGTAACTCCACCGGCGTCGCCGCCGACGAAAAGATCCCGACGTCGACGTCGGGTAAGGGCGAACGGAGATGGGTTTCCGGTGTTTCTTCCTAAGGAGGTAAAGGACATAAAAGATCCATTCGCAAGAGCTCTGGCTCAAAGGATTGTACGGATTCCTGTTCCTCTTCAG ATGGGAAACTTCAGAGGCTGCGTAATGAGCAGCTGTATCAAACCAATTGTTCAACAACACGACAAAAGTCCCGTTGTTCTTCTCCATTGTTTCGACAG TTCATGTCTTGAATGGAGACGTACTTATCCTCTGCTTGAACAAGCTTCTCTTGAGACTTGGGCTATTGATGTTCTTGGTTGGGGCTTCTCCGATCTTG GAAAACTTCCACCATGTGATGCAGCATCCAAGCGGCATCATCTATTCGAG CTTTGGAAAACATATATCAAACGACCAATGATTTTAGTTGGACCAAGCTTAGGAGCAACTGTAGCTGTTGATTTCACTGCTACCTACCCTGAAGCA GTTGATAAACTGGTTCTCATTAATGCCAATGCGTACTCGGAAGGAACCGGTGCGCTTAAAGACTTACCAAAGTCAATTGCTTACGCTGGG GTTAAGTTGTTGAAGTCATTCCCTCTTCGCCTTTTGGCGAACGTGTTAGCCTTTTCATCGCCCTTGTCAGAGAACATAGATTGGACTAAC ATTGGCCGGTTGCATTGTCAAATGCCGTGGTGGGAAGATGCAATGGTCGATTTTATGATTAGCGGTGGCTATAACGTTGCTTCACATATCAAACAC ATCAACCAGAAGACGCTCGTCGTATGCAGTGAGAACGATCAGATTGTTAGCAACCAACTCTCAGTT AAACTGTTGTGTGAGCTACAAAATGCGGTTTTCCGGGAAGTACCAGATTCCGGCCATCTTCCACATGTTGAGAACCCTAAACAGTTTGTGAAGCTGATATCAGATTTCGCCAGTGGAAAGATCAACTGA
- the LOC106340192 gene encoding putative 2-succinyl-6-hydroxy-2,4-cyclohexadiene-1-carboxylate synthase isoform X1, with amino-acid sequence MMGFLRMVTPPASPPTKRSRRRRRVRANGDGFPVFLPKEVKDIKDPFARALAQRIVRIPVPLQMGNFRGCVMSSCIKPIVQQHDKSPVVLLHCFDSSCLEWRRTYPLLEQASLETWAIDVLGWGFSDLGKLPPCDAASKRHHLFELWKTYIKRPMILVGPSLGATVAVDFTATYPEAVDKLVLINANAYSEGTGALKDLPKSIAYAGVRLKTLPAFPLVKLLKSFPLRLLANVLAFSSPLSENIDWTNIGRLHCQMPWWEDAMVDFMISGGYNVASHIKHINQKTLVVCSENDQIVSNQLSVKLLCELQNAVFREVPDSGHLPHVENPKQFVKLISDFASGKIN; translated from the exons ATGATGGGCTTCTTGAGGATGGTAACTCCACCGGCGTCGCCGCCGACGAAAAGATCCCGACGTCGACGTCGGGTAAGGGCGAACGGAGATGGGTTTCCGGTGTTTCTTCCTAAGGAGGTAAAGGACATAAAAGATCCATTCGCAAGAGCTCTGGCTCAAAGGATTGTACGGATTCCTGTTCCTCTTCAG ATGGGAAACTTCAGAGGCTGCGTAATGAGCAGCTGTATCAAACCAATTGTTCAACAACACGACAAAAGTCCCGTTGTTCTTCTCCATTGTTTCGACAG TTCATGTCTTGAATGGAGACGTACTTATCCTCTGCTTGAACAAGCTTCTCTTGAGACTTGGGCTATTGATGTTCTTGGTTGGGGCTTCTCCGATCTTG GAAAACTTCCACCATGTGATGCAGCATCCAAGCGGCATCATCTATTCGAG CTTTGGAAAACATATATCAAACGACCAATGATTTTAGTTGGACCAAGCTTAGGAGCAACTGTAGCTGTTGATTTCACTGCTACCTACCCTGAAGCA GTTGATAAACTGGTTCTCATTAATGCCAATGCGTACTCGGAAGGAACCGGTGCGCTTAAAGACTTACCAAAGTCAATTGCTTACGCTGGGGTTCGTCTGAAAACTCTTCCAGCATTTCCTTTG GTTAAGTTGTTGAAGTCATTCCCTCTTCGCCTTTTGGCGAACGTGTTAGCCTTTTCATCGCCCTTGTCAGAGAACATAGATTGGACTAAC ATTGGCCGGTTGCATTGTCAAATGCCGTGGTGGGAAGATGCAATGGTCGATTTTATGATTAGCGGTGGCTATAACGTTGCTTCACATATCAAACAC ATCAACCAGAAGACGCTCGTCGTATGCAGTGAGAACGATCAGATTGTTAGCAACCAACTCTCAGTT AAACTGTTGTGTGAGCTACAAAATGCGGTTTTCCGGGAAGTACCAGATTCCGGCCATCTTCCACATGTTGAGAACCCTAAACAGTTTGTGAAGCTGATATCAGATTTCGCCAGTGGAAAGATCAACTGA
- the LOC106338781 gene encoding uncharacterized protein LOC106338781, whose product MASLDTMRNANPQSLLISVLLMTFSFSQMVSCALSKEFSQSSIRSCVCTPSFSVGYNGRIQGFFKGKRGLRQGDPLSPYLFVIAMNWLSLMLNKGAENGVFGYHEKCKSSKLTHLCFADDLLIFTDGKLCSVQGVLSILNKFATHSGLTASIQKTSFVSSGLSQDQIDLIGATTGLTHGSLPVRYLGIPLCSQKLSLHNCAPLLQHIKDKVNSWSTRSLSFAGRLLLLNTVIAGVTNFWSSTFVLPKACISKINSLCGAFLWHGSAEGSHSARVSWETVTLAKEEGSIWVTWYKAEVLKGSLSNFWITKEKKKNSWFTNKLLKLGSIDDWITVKKFLAPVAANSMGIPLSATLHNLFVRDRWNIRPARSDRQVQIQAFLSSVTLSQLPDEYEWTIEGAIWNSGGVPRHSFHAWLVTLNRLPTRDRLLSWGLAVPATCLLCNQGDESRDHLFFSCSFSYELWIHHARRTETTPSTGWNDSLNRMQSLPGPPWRKKLQLIVWQAVIYSIWQERNARLHRNNAKTITTISSILDRTIRNKIHGSETQTQSELLR is encoded by the exons ATGGCGTCTTTGGATACCATGAGAAATGCAAATCCTCAAAGCTTACTCATCTCTGTTTTGCTGATGACCTTCTCATTTTCACAGATGGTAAGCTGTGCTCTGTCCAAGGAGTTCTCTCAATCCTCAATAAGGAGCTGTGTGTGTACCCCATCCTTCTCGGTTGGATACAATGGCAGAATTCAAGGTTTCTTCAAAGGAAAGCGGGGATTGAGACAAGGAGATCCTCTGTCTCCTTATCTCTTTGTCATAGCGATGAACTGGTTGTCTTTGATGCTCAATAAAGGAGCTGAAAATGGCGTCTTTGGATACCATGAGAAATGCAAATCCTCAAAGCTTACTCATCTCTGTTTTGCTGATGACCTTCTCATTTTCACAGATGGTAAGCTGTGCTCTGTCCAAGGAGTTCTCTCAATCCTCAATAAATTTGCAACTCACTCTGGTCTTACAGCCAGTATCCAGAAAACCTCCTTTGTGTCTTCGGGTTTGTCTCAAGACCAAATCGACCTTATTGGAGCTACCACGGGCCTTACTCATGGTTCTTTACCAGTCAGGTATCTTGGCATCCCCCTCTGTTCCCAGAAGCTCTCCCTCCATAACTGCGCTCCTCTCCTCCAACACATCAAAGACAAAGTTAACTCTTGGAGTACTCGCTCCCTCTCATTCGCTGGACGGCTCCTTCTACTCAACACTGTGATAGCGGGGGTCACTAACTTCTGGTCCTCCACTTTCGTCTTGCCAAAAGCATGTATCTCAAAGATTAACTCTCTCTGTGGAGCGTTTTTATGGCATGGCAGCGCTGAAGGAAGCCACTCGGCGAGGGTTTCATGGGAAACCGTTACTCTGGCCAAGGAAGAAG GATCAATCTGGGTCACGTGGTATAAGGCTGAAGTTCTCAAAGGATCGCTCAGCAACTTCTGGATCACTAAGGAGAAGAAAAAAAATTCTTGGTTCACCAATAAATTGCTAAAGCTTGGAAGCATTGATGATTGGATCACTGTGAAG AAATTCTTGGCCCCTGTTGCAGCGAACTCGATGGGAATCCCCTTATCAGCTACACTCCATAATCTGTTTGTCAGGGATCGTTGGAATATAAGACCGGCCCGCTCTGATCGCCAAGTTCAAATTCAAGCATTTTTATCTTCGGTTACTCTGTCTCAGCTCCCTGATGAATATGAGTGGACAATAGAAG GAGCTATTTGGAATTCTGGTGGGGTGCCCCGGCATAGCTTCCACGCCTGGCTCGTCACCCTAAATAGACTACCGACCCGAGACAGACTTCTCTCTTGGGGACTTGCTGTTCCTGCAACTTGTCTACTCTGCAATCAAGGAGATGAATCAAGGGACCACTTGTTCTTCTCTTGCTCATTCTCCTATGAACTTTGGATCCATCATGCTCGACGGACTGAGACAACCCCATCTACTGGCTGGAACGATTCTCTTAATCGCATGCAATCACTACCAGGACCTCCTTGGCGCAAGAAGCTTCAACTGATTGTATGGCAAGCTGTAATCTACTCTATTTGGCAAGAAAGGAACGCTCGACTTCACCGCAACAATGCAAAAACCATCACTACCATTTCTTCCATACTAGACAGAACGATTCGAAATAAGATCCATGGCTCAGAGACTCAAACCCAATCAGAGCTTCTCAGATGA